In Sphaeramia orbicularis chromosome 12, fSphaOr1.1, whole genome shotgun sequence, the following proteins share a genomic window:
- the il1b gene encoding interleukin-1 beta has protein sequence MEFDLSQALDGSPTFDDETFQLSCYDMTDVEDKTYPLDKGLDLVISYNRKTMQRVANLVVAVNRMKKSLKNCGRGLSNEQLCSEILESLVEETTIDTVEQPSRQKIYTRVNSVKHCTITDSSKKDVVHGPEEMELQAITLKGGSCERKVEFTLLRYVTPEPQPGKGQPVVLSIRNTGIHISCSMTGNRAVLKLERCLEEHLERISDEQNMDRFLFYHTVTGLDETKFESVRCPSWYISTSCKDENMLLEMCEVDNVGRLKSFMIN, from the exons ATGGAGTTTGATTTGTCTCAAGCTTTGGACGG ATCACCCACATTTGATGATGAAACATTTCAGCTCTCTTGCTATGACATGACA GATGTTGAGGATAAAACCTACCCTCTTGACAAAGGACTGGATCTGGTTATATCCTACAATCGCAAGACAATGCAGCGTGTGGCTAACCTAGTGGTGGCAGTAAACAGGATGAAAAAGTCTCTGAAAAACTGTGGCCGAGGCCTCAGTAATGAGCAGCTCTGCAGTGAGATCTTAGAAAGCCTTGTGGAAG AAACAACCATTGACACGGTGGAACAACCCTCCAGACAAAAAATATACACCCGCGTCAACAGCGTCAAGCACTGCACTATAACTGACTCCTCCAAGAAGGATGTTGTCCACGGACCAGAAGAAATGGAATTGCAGGCCATCACTTTGAAAGGAGGAAGCTGTGAACGTAAAG TGGAGTTTACCCTGTTGAGGTACGTCACCCCTGAGCCACAACCTGGCAAAGGCCAACCTGTTGTCCTGTCGATCAGGAACACTGGCATTCACATTTCCTGCTCCATGACGGGTAACAGAGCAGTGTTGAAACTGGAG AGATGCCTTGAGGAACATTTGGAGAGGATCAGTGATGAGCAGAACATGGACCGATTCCTCTTCTACCACACCGTCACAGGACTCGATGAGACCAAGTTTGAGTCCGTCAGATGCCCCAGCTGGTACATCAGCACTTCCTGTAAGGACGAGAACATGCTCTTGGAAATGTGTGAGGTGGACAACGTCGGCCGCCTCAAGTCTTTTATGATCAACTAG